A genomic stretch from Streptomyces sp. QL37 includes:
- a CDS encoding nuclear transport factor 2 family protein translates to MSAPRDEHEEAAADIAAVEQANTAFYEAMERGDLDELSGLWLPGEDLTVSCVHPGWPVLTGRGEVLRSYALIMANTEYIQFFLTDVGVSMTGDTALVTCTENILSGGPAEEGNSLGPLVGQLVVATNVFRRTPDGWKLWSHHGSPVLAETGEEEDEEPTA, encoded by the coding sequence GTGAGCGCCCCGCGCGACGAGCACGAGGAGGCGGCGGCCGACATCGCGGCGGTCGAGCAGGCGAACACCGCCTTCTACGAGGCGATGGAACGCGGCGACCTCGACGAACTCTCCGGTCTGTGGCTGCCCGGCGAGGACCTCACGGTGTCCTGCGTCCACCCGGGCTGGCCGGTGCTCACGGGCCGCGGCGAGGTGCTGCGGAGCTATGCGCTGATCATGGCGAACACGGAGTACATCCAGTTCTTCCTCACCGATGTCGGGGTCTCCATGACCGGCGACACCGCCTTGGTGACCTGCACCGAGAACATCCTCAGTGGTGGCCCCGCGGAGGAGGGGAACTCCCTCGGCCCGCTCGTCGGCCAGCTCGTCGTCGCCACCAATGTGTTCCGGCGCACACCGGACGGCTGGAAGCTCTGGTCCCACCACGGCTCCCCCGTACTGGCCGAAACCGGTGAGGAAGAGGACGAAGAACCTACTGCCTGA
- the folB gene encoding dihydroneopterin aldolase: MDRVALRGLKARGHHGVFPRERAEGQTFIVDLVLGLDTRPAAATDDLSKTVHYGVVAEEVVDVVKGEPVDLIETLAERIAQQCLKHEGVEEVEVVVHKPDAPITVPFDDVTITITRSRA; the protein is encoded by the coding sequence GTGGATCGTGTCGCGCTGCGCGGCCTCAAGGCCCGTGGGCACCACGGTGTCTTCCCCCGGGAGCGGGCAGAAGGCCAGACCTTCATCGTGGACCTGGTGCTCGGTCTCGACACCCGCCCCGCGGCAGCCACCGACGACCTGTCGAAGACCGTGCACTACGGCGTGGTGGCGGAAGAGGTCGTCGATGTCGTCAAGGGTGAGCCCGTCGATCTGATCGAGACCCTCGCGGAACGCATCGCGCAGCAGTGCCTCAAGCACGAGGGGGTCGAGGAGGTCGAGGTCGTCGTCCACAAGCCGGATGCCCCGATCACCGTCCCCTTCGACGACGTGACCATCACCATCACCCGGAGCCGAGCATGA
- a CDS encoding ABC transporter permease gives MAEQNCLVANDWICGEYLRSRSHELTEATVQHIWITAASVLIGLAVAFPLALLARRGRHFAGPVLGLTTVLYTVPSLAMFSLLLPVFGLSAALVVTGLVLYSLTILVRNILAGLEAVPQEAREAAEGMGYGPVRLLWEVELPLALPALMAGLRIATVSTVALTTVGSLVGKGGLGNLIEDALPSFFKAQVLTASVLCVLLAVAADLLLLGVQRLLTPWTRIRTPAGASAGAGIAKTEAV, from the coding sequence ATGGCCGAGCAGAACTGCCTGGTGGCGAACGACTGGATCTGCGGAGAGTATCTGCGCTCCCGCAGCCATGAGTTGACCGAAGCGACCGTTCAGCACATCTGGATCACCGCGGCCTCCGTGCTGATAGGGCTCGCGGTGGCATTCCCGCTCGCGCTGCTCGCGCGCCGCGGCCGGCATTTCGCGGGCCCGGTGCTGGGCCTGACGACCGTGCTCTACACAGTGCCGTCTCTGGCGATGTTCTCGCTGCTGCTGCCGGTCTTCGGCCTCTCGGCGGCGCTCGTCGTCACCGGCCTGGTGCTCTATTCGCTGACCATTCTCGTACGCAACATCCTGGCGGGACTCGAAGCGGTCCCGCAGGAGGCCAGGGAAGCCGCCGAAGGCATGGGGTACGGGCCCGTCCGGCTCCTCTGGGAGGTCGAACTCCCTCTCGCGCTGCCCGCGCTGATGGCCGGGCTGCGCATCGCCACGGTGTCGACGGTCGCGCTGACGACGGTCGGCTCGCTCGTCGGCAAGGGCGGCCTCGGCAATCTCATAGAGGACGCGCTGCCGAGCTTCTTCAAGGCGCAGGTGCTCACCGCGTCCGTGCTCTGCGTGCTGCTCGCGGTGGCCGCGGACCTCCTCCTGCTCGGCGTGCAACGCCTGCTCACACCCTGGACCCGGATACGGACGCCCGCCGGGGCGTCCGCCGGGGCGGGCATCGCGAAGACGGAGGCGGTCTGA
- a CDS encoding ABC transporter substrate-binding protein, whose amino-acid sequence MSRTSRIAGAVIGAVALAGSLAACGGDSLEKEKSGSDTGASSDSKKGSLVVGAAGFTESKVLAELYAQVLGAAGYDTSVTTVKNRELYEPSLEKGEIDVVPEYAATLAEFLNAKVNGAKEAEAKPVASGDVAATVTALEKLATPLGLKVLPAGKAVDQNAFAVSKEFAEKNSLRTLSDLGSSKIKVKIAAGDECEVRPFCAPGLKKTYGIDVTGIDPKGVGTPQSKQAVKDGEDQLVLTTTTDAVLDSYGLVFLEDDKKLQNADNVLPVLNAEDAGAPEIAEALGKLTDVLTTEDLAELNRKVDAERAKPADAAGDYLRSKGLIKK is encoded by the coding sequence ATGAGCAGGACCTCGCGCATAGCGGGTGCGGTTATCGGAGCGGTCGCTCTGGCAGGGTCGCTCGCCGCCTGCGGCGGCGACAGCCTGGAGAAGGAGAAGAGCGGTTCGGACACGGGAGCCAGCTCCGACTCGAAGAAGGGCTCGCTCGTCGTGGGCGCGGCCGGCTTCACCGAGTCCAAGGTGCTCGCCGAGCTGTACGCCCAGGTCCTGGGCGCTGCCGGTTACGACACGTCGGTCACCACGGTGAAGAACCGCGAACTCTACGAGCCCTCGCTGGAGAAGGGTGAGATAGACGTCGTACCGGAATACGCGGCGACCCTCGCGGAATTCCTCAACGCCAAGGTCAACGGAGCGAAGGAGGCGGAGGCGAAGCCGGTCGCCTCGGGTGACGTGGCGGCCACCGTCACCGCTCTGGAGAAGCTCGCCACCCCGCTCGGACTGAAGGTCCTTCCGGCGGGGAAGGCGGTCGACCAGAACGCCTTCGCGGTGTCCAAGGAATTCGCCGAGAAGAACAGTCTCCGGACGCTTTCCGATCTCGGCAGCTCGAAGATCAAAGTGAAGATCGCGGCGGGAGACGAGTGTGAGGTGCGCCCGTTCTGCGCACCCGGACTGAAGAAGACGTACGGCATCGACGTCACCGGGATCGACCCCAAGGGCGTCGGCACGCCGCAGTCCAAGCAAGCCGTCAAGGACGGTGAGGACCAGCTGGTCCTCACGACCACCACGGACGCGGTGCTCGACTCCTACGGGTTGGTGTTCCTGGAGGACGACAAGAAGCTGCAGAACGCGGACAACGTCCTTCCGGTTCTCAATGCCGAGGACGCGGGCGCGCCGGAGATCGCGGAAGCGCTCGGGAAGCTCACCGACGTACTCACCACGGAAGACCTCGCGGAACTCAACCGCAAGGTCGACGCGGAGCGTGCCAAGCCCGCCGACGCGGCCGGGGACTATCTCCGGTCGAAGGGGCTGATCAAGAAGTAA
- a CDS encoding DUF5937 family protein encodes MHIDIAGLPPERIVFETSPLAELGLALHALSEPGHHPGLHGWATATSAALEPDLADRLHEAEFLWRNTFSDVFMPFAGVRGGDGRTGSTLAEDLDILDRLDDERFVSAALEFTCTNLYGTGAPSPLADAGMRARALDMASARGPKQLDFTRQLLADPGSVRGWVRRLFEDCDQAFFADTWRRTRVQLVADARHKTEVLRHKGVGAALGAVSAALSLDEETGRISADKLTTGRTEATGSAAGTGLTLIPTSFGWPHLMVLHAPGWRPVIHYPVHRPELPSPASVELLQLRMEALAHPMRMRLCRNLARSPYTTGELAESHGITPPEVSRHLAMLKKAGLVTTRRRGRYVLHSLELTVVARLGSDFLEGVLR; translated from the coding sequence GTGCACATCGACATCGCCGGCCTGCCTCCTGAGCGCATCGTTTTCGAGACCTCCCCTCTCGCCGAGCTGGGGCTCGCCCTCCACGCCCTCTCCGAACCTGGGCACCACCCCGGACTGCACGGCTGGGCGACCGCGACCTCCGCGGCCCTGGAACCGGACCTCGCGGACCGGCTGCACGAGGCGGAGTTCCTGTGGCGGAACACCTTCTCGGACGTCTTCATGCCGTTCGCCGGCGTCCGCGGCGGAGACGGCAGGACCGGCTCGACCCTCGCCGAGGACCTGGACATCCTGGACAGGCTCGACGACGAACGGTTCGTCTCGGCCGCCCTGGAATTCACCTGCACGAACCTGTACGGAACGGGGGCGCCCTCGCCCCTCGCCGATGCCGGGATGCGGGCACGCGCGCTCGACATGGCGTCGGCCCGGGGGCCGAAGCAGCTGGACTTCACCCGGCAGCTGCTGGCCGACCCCGGCTCGGTGCGCGGCTGGGTCCGGCGCCTCTTCGAGGACTGCGACCAGGCCTTCTTCGCCGACACCTGGCGGCGTACCCGGGTCCAGCTGGTCGCCGACGCACGGCACAAGACCGAGGTGCTGCGGCACAAGGGCGTCGGCGCGGCCCTGGGCGCGGTCTCCGCGGCCCTGTCGCTCGACGAGGAGACCGGCAGGATCAGCGCGGACAAGCTGACCACGGGCCGGACCGAGGCCACGGGCTCGGCCGCGGGCACCGGCCTCACCCTCATCCCGACCAGCTTCGGCTGGCCGCATCTGATGGTGCTGCACGCCCCCGGCTGGCGCCCCGTCATCCACTACCCGGTGCACCGACCCGAGCTGCCCTCCCCCGCCTCCGTCGAGCTGCTCCAGCTCCGGATGGAGGCGCTGGCCCACCCCATGCGGATGAGGCTCTGCCGCAACCTGGCCCGCTCCCCGTACACCACGGGTGAACTCGCCGAATCGCACGGCATCACGCCGCCCGAGGTCTCGCGCCACCTGGCCATGCTCAAGAAGGCCGGCCTGGTCACCACCCGCCGGCGCGGCCGGTACGTCCTGCACTCGCTGGAATTGACGGTCGTGGCACGCCTGGGCAGTGACTTCCTGGAGGGCGTGCTGCGGTGA
- a CDS encoding betaine/proline/choline family ABC transporter ATP-binding protein codes for MIRFEHVTKRYEDGTTAVDDLSFEVAEGELVTLVGPSGCGKTTTMKMVNRLTEPTEGRIFLDGDDISTIDPVRLRRRIGYVIQQVGLFPHKTVLENTATVPHLLGWGREKGRRRAAELLDLVGLDPSVYGGRYPEQLSGGQRQRVGVARALAADPPVLLMDEPFGAVDPVVRERLQNEFLKLQSQVRKTVLFVTHDIEEAVRLGDRIAVYGHGRIEQFDTPATVLGAPATPYVADFVGADRGLKRLSVTPIEESDLDQPPVVHLDDPLAKATERLRADGARWAVVLDGQDNLHGWIPAGDGRTAEGTVREHARRMEAWLPLGAPLKQAFATMLQHDAGWIAVIDEEATGRFLGVLTPARLHEALRRSIDADAQDVPRAEVAVETVAGVGSP; via the coding sequence ATGATCCGTTTCGAGCACGTCACCAAGCGGTACGAGGACGGCACCACCGCCGTCGACGACCTTTCCTTCGAGGTCGCCGAGGGTGAACTGGTCACGCTCGTCGGGCCTTCCGGCTGCGGCAAGACGACCACCATGAAAATGGTGAACCGTCTGACCGAACCGACCGAGGGCCGGATATTCCTCGACGGGGACGACATATCCACCATCGATCCCGTCAGGCTCCGCCGGCGTATCGGCTATGTGATCCAGCAGGTCGGACTGTTCCCGCACAAGACGGTCCTGGAGAACACCGCGACCGTCCCCCATCTCCTCGGCTGGGGACGCGAAAAGGGCAGGCGGCGCGCGGCTGAACTGCTGGATCTCGTCGGACTGGATCCGTCCGTTTATGGCGGCCGCTATCCCGAGCAGCTTTCCGGCGGCCAGCGCCAACGGGTAGGCGTGGCACGGGCCCTGGCGGCCGATCCCCCGGTTCTGCTGATGGACGAGCCTTTCGGAGCGGTCGACCCGGTCGTGCGGGAAAGGCTGCAGAACGAATTCCTGAAGCTGCAGTCGCAGGTCCGCAAGACCGTGCTGTTCGTCACCCATGACATCGAGGAAGCCGTCCGCCTCGGCGACAGGATCGCGGTGTACGGGCACGGCCGCATCGAGCAGTTCGACACCCCGGCCACGGTGCTCGGGGCTCCGGCGACGCCGTACGTCGCGGATTTCGTCGGCGCGGACCGCGGCCTGAAGCGGCTGTCGGTCACGCCCATCGAGGAGAGCGACCTGGACCAGCCGCCGGTCGTCCATCTCGACGATCCGCTGGCGAAGGCGACCGAGCGGCTGCGGGCGGACGGCGCGCGCTGGGCGGTCGTCCTCGACGGTCAGGACAATCTGCACGGCTGGATCCCGGCGGGCGACGGCCGGACGGCCGAGGGCACGGTCCGTGAGCACGCCCGGCGCATGGAGGCCTGGCTCCCGCTCGGCGCGCCGCTCAAGCAGGCTTTCGCGACGATGCTGCAGCACGACGCGGGCTGGATCGCCGTCATCGACGAGGAGGCCACCGGACGCTTCCTGGGCGTGCTCACCCCTGCCCGCCTGCATGAGGCCCTGCGCCGCTCGATCGACGCGGACGCACAGGACGTGCCGCGCGCCGAGGTCGCCGTGGAGACCGTGGCCGGCGTGGGTTCCCCCTGA
- a CDS encoding sensor histidine kinase has translation MQRFYDFIRRHPTGVDILWAVLLLGFSGVSIVAGQVGGGPERVAAVPIAVGLCVVVALRRRAPEKMLLLAILMGLAQLLFGVRPDVADFALLVITYTVATVGDRWASRLALGCSLAAAGISRLRWPDDAPYGGWAQTLGYVVMMTVPFVLAWVLGDSIRTRRAYFSQLEERAARLEREREAQSKVAVAAERARIARELHDVVAHNVSVMVVQADGAAYVMDSSPDQARQALETISGTGRQALAEMRRLLGVLRTGDSPESGEYVPQPDVEQIEELVGKVRETGLAVDFKIEGTPRPLPSGVELTAYRIVQEALTNTRKHGGPDAGASVRLVYFDDGLGLLVEDDGRGAPHELYEDGGADGAGQGMIGMRERVGMVGGTLDAGPRQGGGFRISALLPLKPANQ, from the coding sequence GTGCAGCGCTTCTACGATTTCATCCGCAGACACCCGACGGGCGTCGACATCCTCTGGGCTGTCCTCCTCCTCGGGTTCTCCGGCGTGTCCATCGTGGCCGGCCAGGTCGGCGGCGGCCCGGAGCGCGTCGCCGCGGTGCCGATCGCGGTCGGGCTGTGCGTCGTGGTCGCGCTGCGCCGCCGCGCGCCGGAGAAGATGCTGCTGCTCGCGATTTTGATGGGGCTCGCCCAGCTGCTGTTCGGGGTGCGGCCGGACGTGGCGGACTTCGCCCTGCTGGTGATCACGTACACCGTGGCCACGGTGGGGGACCGCTGGGCGTCGCGGCTCGCCCTCGGATGCAGCCTGGCCGCGGCGGGGATCTCGCGGCTGCGCTGGCCCGACGACGCACCGTACGGCGGTTGGGCCCAGACGCTCGGCTACGTCGTGATGATGACCGTGCCCTTCGTCCTGGCCTGGGTGCTCGGCGATTCCATACGCACCCGGCGGGCCTACTTCAGCCAGCTGGAGGAGCGGGCGGCCCGGCTGGAGCGGGAGCGCGAGGCGCAGTCGAAGGTCGCGGTCGCCGCCGAACGGGCCCGTATCGCCCGCGAACTGCACGACGTCGTCGCGCACAACGTCTCGGTGATGGTGGTCCAGGCCGACGGCGCCGCGTATGTCATGGACTCGTCTCCCGACCAGGCCCGGCAGGCCCTGGAGACCATCTCCGGCACCGGACGCCAGGCGCTCGCCGAGATGCGGCGGCTGCTCGGAGTGCTCAGGACCGGTGATTCCCCGGAGAGCGGGGAGTACGTCCCCCAGCCCGACGTCGAGCAGATCGAGGAACTCGTCGGCAAGGTCAGGGAGACCGGCCTCGCGGTGGACTTCAAGATCGAGGGCACTCCGCGTCCGCTGCCGAGCGGGGTCGAGCTGACCGCGTACCGCATCGTCCAGGAGGCGCTCACCAACACCCGTAAGCACGGGGGCCCCGACGCCGGGGCGAGCGTGCGGCTGGTCTACTTCGACGACGGGCTCGGCCTGCTGGTCGAGGACGACGGCCGCGGCGCCCCGCACGAGCTCTACGAGGACGGCGGCGCCGACGGCGCGGGACAGGGCATGATCGGCATGCGGGAGCGGGTCGGCATGGTCGGCGGCACGCTGGACGCGGGCCCGCGCCAGGGCGGCGGCTTCCGGATCAGCGCACTGCTGCCGCTCAAGCCGGCCAACCAGTGA
- the folP gene encoding dihydropteroate synthase, protein MSTLRGRGTVRGLPEWDRCAVMGVVNVTPDSFSDGGHWFDTTAAIKHGLELVAEGADLIDVGGESTRPGASRVDEAEELRRVIPVVRGLASEGVTISVDTMRAGVAEQSVAAGAVLVNDVSGGLADPGMIPVVADAGVPFVVMHWRGFSESMNSRAVYGDVVGEVVAELRERMEAVVEGGVDPDKLVIDPGLGFAKNAAQDLALVAHLDRLRDLGRPLLVAASRKRFLGHVLAGEGAAPPPARERDAATAAVSALSAAAGAWAVRVHAVRPTADAVRVARAVEGAA, encoded by the coding sequence ATGAGTACGTTGCGAGGGCGGGGCACGGTGCGGGGTCTCCCGGAGTGGGACCGCTGTGCGGTCATGGGCGTCGTCAATGTGACGCCCGACTCCTTCTCCGACGGAGGCCACTGGTTCGACACCACGGCGGCGATCAAACACGGCCTCGAACTGGTGGCCGAAGGGGCCGATCTGATCGACGTCGGCGGCGAGTCGACCCGTCCGGGAGCGAGCAGGGTGGACGAGGCCGAGGAGCTGCGCCGGGTGATCCCCGTCGTGCGCGGACTGGCCTCGGAGGGAGTCACGATCTCCGTGGACACCATGCGGGCCGGCGTCGCCGAGCAGTCCGTCGCGGCCGGCGCGGTGCTGGTCAACGACGTGAGCGGTGGCCTCGCCGACCCGGGCATGATCCCGGTCGTCGCCGACGCCGGGGTGCCCTTCGTCGTCATGCACTGGCGCGGCTTCAGCGAGTCGATGAACAGCCGCGCGGTCTACGGGGACGTCGTCGGCGAAGTCGTCGCGGAGCTCCGGGAGCGCATGGAGGCCGTGGTCGAGGGCGGGGTGGACCCCGACAAACTGGTGATCGACCCCGGACTGGGCTTCGCCAAGAACGCCGCTCAGGACCTCGCGCTGGTCGCGCACCTCGACCGGCTCCGCGATCTGGGCAGGCCCCTTCTCGTCGCCGCCTCCCGCAAGCGGTTCCTCGGCCATGTCCTGGCCGGTGAGGGCGCGGCCCCGCCGCCCGCCCGCGAGCGGGACGCCGCGACGGCCGCGGTCTCCGCGCTCTCCGCGGCCGCGGGCGCCTGGGCGGTCCGGGTGCACGCGGTACGGCCGACGGCGGACGCGGTGCGGGTCGCCCGCGCCGTCGAGGGAGCCGCGTGA
- a CDS encoding response regulator transcription factor — translation MAIRVMLVDDQVLLRTGFRMVLAAQPDMEVVAEAGDGAEAIEVLRSTAVDVVLMDVRMPRLDGVEATRRICARTEPPKVLILTTFDLDEYAFSGLKAGASGFMLKDVPPGELLSAIRAVHSGDAVVAPSTTRRLLDRFSPMLPSGRKEPQHKHVEKLTEREREVMLLVAQGLSNGEIAARLVLSEATVKTHVGRILTKLGLRDRVQVVVLAYETGLVRAGGGTG, via the coding sequence ATGGCCATCCGCGTGATGCTCGTCGACGACCAGGTGCTGCTGCGCACCGGCTTCCGGATGGTGCTCGCCGCCCAGCCGGACATGGAGGTCGTCGCGGAGGCGGGCGACGGGGCGGAGGCGATCGAGGTCCTGCGGTCCACGGCCGTCGACGTGGTGCTGATGGACGTACGCATGCCGCGGCTGGACGGCGTCGAGGCGACCCGGCGCATCTGCGCGCGGACCGAACCGCCGAAGGTGCTGATCCTGACCACCTTCGACCTGGACGAGTACGCCTTCTCCGGTCTGAAGGCGGGCGCCAGCGGTTTCATGCTCAAGGACGTGCCGCCCGGCGAGCTGCTCTCCGCCATCCGCGCGGTGCACAGCGGCGACGCCGTGGTCGCCCCTTCCACCACCCGCAGGCTGCTCGACCGGTTCTCCCCGATGCTGCCGAGCGGCAGGAAGGAGCCCCAGCACAAGCATGTCGAGAAGCTGACCGAGCGCGAGCGCGAAGTGATGCTGCTCGTCGCGCAGGGCCTGTCGAACGGCGAGATCGCGGCCCGTCTGGTGCTGTCCGAGGCGACCGTGAAGACCCACGTGGGCCGCATCCTCACCAAACTCGGCCTGCGCGACCGGGTCCAGGTCGTCGTCCTCGCGTACGAGACGGGACTGGTGCGGGCCGGCGGCGGAACGGGCTGA
- a CDS encoding SAM-dependent methyltransferase — MTYDWCRWREAAETALYGEEGFYRRPEGPAGHFRTSVHASPLFAGAVARLLAGTARELGTDTVDLVDAGAGRGELLTGVLAALRDGAVAPGLTVRAYAVELAPRPPDLAPDIEWCARPPQGARGLLFANEWLDNVPTDIAEADADGVPRYVLVRRDDGTERLGDPVTGADARWLSRWWPLSRPGDRAEIGRPRDEAWARAVESLAGGTAVAVDYAHVRASRPPFGTLTGFRGGREVPPVPDGSCDLTSHVALDACAAAAGGVAELLDQRTALRELGISGERPPLARASADPVGYVRALASAGEAAELTARDGLGDFGWLRHRVPDRGEGAGR; from the coding sequence GTGACGTATGACTGGTGCCGCTGGCGGGAAGCCGCCGAGACCGCTTTGTACGGGGAAGAGGGCTTCTACCGGCGCCCGGAGGGCCCCGCGGGCCATTTCCGGACCTCGGTGCACGCCTCCCCCTTGTTCGCCGGCGCAGTCGCCCGGCTGCTGGCCGGCACGGCACGGGAGCTGGGGACCGACACGGTCGACCTCGTGGACGCCGGGGCGGGCCGCGGCGAGCTGTTGACCGGAGTGCTCGCGGCGCTGCGGGACGGGGCCGTGGCCCCCGGTCTGACCGTACGGGCGTACGCCGTGGAGCTCGCCCCGCGCCCGCCGGACCTGGCCCCGGACATCGAGTGGTGCGCCCGGCCGCCGCAGGGTGCGCGGGGGCTGCTGTTCGCCAACGAATGGCTGGACAACGTCCCGACGGACATCGCCGAGGCCGACGCGGACGGGGTCCCCCGCTACGTCCTCGTGCGGAGGGACGACGGCACCGAGCGGCTGGGTGATCCGGTGACCGGGGCCGACGCCCGGTGGCTGAGCCGCTGGTGGCCGCTGTCCCGGCCCGGCGACCGTGCGGAGATCGGGAGGCCACGCGACGAGGCGTGGGCCCGTGCCGTCGAGTCGCTGGCCGGCGGGACAGCGGTGGCGGTCGACTACGCGCATGTACGGGCGTCGAGGCCGCCGTTCGGGACGCTGACCGGGTTCCGGGGAGGCCGCGAGGTGCCTCCCGTGCCCGACGGGAGCTGCGACCTCACCTCGCACGTGGCGCTGGACGCCTGCGCGGCGGCGGCGGGCGGCGTGGCCGAGCTCCTCGACCAGCGGACGGCGCTGCGGGAGCTGGGGATCAGCGGCGAACGCCCTCCGCTGGCACGGGCGTCGGCCGATCCCGTCGGTTACGTCCGGGCGCTCGCGTCGGCCGGGGAGGCCGCGGAGCTGACGGCGCGGGACGGGCTGGGCGACTTCGGCTGGCTGCGGCATCGGGTCCCGGACCGTGGGGAGGGTGCCGGCCGGTGA
- a CDS encoding NADH-quinone oxidoreductase subunit D: MTETTIGIGGAAESTDMVLNIGPQHPSTHGVLRLRLVLDGERIQQAEPVIGYMHRGAEKLFEARDYRQIIMLANRHDWLSAFSNELGVVMAVERMLGMEVPERAVWTRTLLAELNRVLNHLMFLGSYPLELGGITPMFHAFREREELQAAMEEVSGGRMHYMFNRVGGLKEDLPAGWLGRARDAVASVRSRMDVYDRLVLGNEIFRGRTRGVGVLSAEAVHAYGVSGPIARASGVDFDLRRDEPYLAYGELRDTLKVVTRTEGDCLARFECLLEQTHNALDLADACLDRMADLPPGPINQRLPKVLKAPEGHTYAWTENPLGVNGYYLVSTGEKTPYRLKLRSASFNNIQALTELLPGTLVADMVAILGSLFFVVGDIDK; this comes from the coding sequence ATGACGGAGACGACGATCGGCATCGGCGGCGCGGCGGAGAGCACCGACATGGTGCTGAACATCGGTCCGCAGCACCCCTCCACCCACGGTGTGCTCCGGCTGCGGCTCGTCCTGGACGGCGAGCGGATCCAGCAGGCCGAGCCCGTCATCGGCTATATGCACCGGGGCGCCGAGAAGCTCTTCGAGGCCAGGGACTACCGGCAGATCATCATGCTCGCCAACCGCCACGACTGGCTGTCGGCGTTCTCCAACGAGCTCGGGGTCGTCATGGCCGTCGAGCGGATGCTCGGCATGGAGGTCCCTGAGCGCGCCGTCTGGACGAGGACGCTGCTCGCCGAGCTGAACCGGGTGCTCAACCACCTGATGTTCCTCGGCTCCTACCCCCTGGAACTCGGCGGGATCACCCCGATGTTCCACGCGTTCCGGGAGCGCGAGGAGCTCCAGGCCGCCATGGAGGAGGTCTCCGGCGGCCGGATGCACTACATGTTCAACCGTGTCGGCGGCCTCAAGGAGGACCTGCCCGCGGGCTGGCTCGGCCGGGCCCGGGACGCCGTGGCGTCCGTGCGCTCGCGGATGGACGTGTACGACCGGCTGGTGCTCGGCAACGAGATCTTCCGGGGGCGCACCCGCGGGGTGGGCGTGCTGTCCGCCGAGGCCGTGCACGCGTACGGGGTGTCCGGGCCGATCGCCAGGGCCTCGGGGGTCGACTTCGACCTGCGGCGCGACGAGCCGTACCTCGCCTACGGGGAGCTGCGGGACACGCTCAAGGTCGTCACCCGGACCGAAGGCGACTGCCTGGCCCGTTTCGAATGCCTCCTGGAGCAGACCCACAACGCCCTGGACCTCGCCGACGCGTGCCTGGACCGGATGGCCGATCTGCCGCCCGGGCCGATCAACCAGCGGCTGCCCAAGGTGCTGAAGGCCCCGGAGGGCCACACCTACGCGTGGACCGAGAACCCGCTGGGCGTCAACGGCTACTACCTCGTGTCCACGGGCGAGAAGACCCCGTACCGGCTGAAGCTGCGTTCCGCCTCGTTCAACAACATCCAGGCGCTCACCGAGCTGCTGCCGGGGACGCTCGTCGCCGACATGGTCGCGATCCTGGGCTCGCTCTTCTTCGTCGTCGGAGACATCGACAAGTAG
- a CDS encoding ABC transporter permease, with product MGVVGEAWTWLTTGANWSGDGGAGHRLAEHLYVSGIALAAACLIALPVALYLGHVGKGGGLAVNISNVGRAVPVFAVLALFMMTPLRNSGYLPTVIALVLFAVPPLLTNAYVGMAEVDRSVLEAARGMGMSGTQLFLRVELPLAYPMIMTGLRSAAVQVVATASIAAMVGLGGLGRIITAGFNTYDTAQVFAGAVLVALLALVVEGVLVALDRLLSPLRRRRPV from the coding sequence ATGGGAGTCGTCGGGGAGGCGTGGACCTGGCTGACCACGGGAGCCAACTGGTCGGGGGACGGCGGGGCGGGACACCGGCTGGCCGAGCATCTGTACGTCAGCGGGATCGCCCTCGCGGCGGCCTGCCTCATCGCCCTGCCCGTCGCCCTGTATCTCGGGCACGTGGGCAAGGGCGGCGGGCTCGCCGTCAACATCTCCAACGTGGGGCGCGCGGTCCCGGTGTTCGCGGTGCTGGCGTTGTTCATGATGACGCCCCTGCGCAACTCCGGCTATCTGCCCACGGTCATCGCCCTGGTGCTGTTCGCCGTGCCCCCGCTGCTGACCAACGCCTACGTCGGGATGGCGGAGGTGGACCGGTCGGTGCTGGAGGCCGCGCGGGGCATGGGGATGTCCGGCACACAGCTCTTCCTGCGGGTCGAACTCCCGCTCGCGTACCCGATGATCATGACCGGCCTCCGGTCCGCCGCCGTCCAGGTGGTGGCCACCGCCTCGATCGCGGCGATGGTCGGTCTCGGCGGCCTGGGCCGGATCATCACCGCCGGGTTCAACACCTACGACACCGCGCAGGTCTTCGCCGGTGCCGTGCTGGTCGCCCTCCTGGCCCTGGTGGTGGAGGGCGTCCTCGTGGCGCTGGACCGGCTGCTGTCGCCGCTGCGCCGCCGCCGGCCGGTATGA